From Ferrimicrobium acidiphilum DSM 19497, the proteins below share one genomic window:
- a CDS encoding transposase yields the protein DYARRKAIVEPVFGQMKVRQKAGHLRLRGLSGAQTEWMLHSICHNLRKRVFGNKRQSGTKIDQESASC from the coding sequence TCGACTATGCAAGACGCAAAGCTATCGTCGAACCAGTATTTGGACAGATGAAAGTTAGACAGAAAGCGGGCCACCTACGCCTTCGAGGACTATCGGGAGCCCAAACGGAATGGATGCTGCACTCAATCTGTCATAACTTACGAAAACGGGTCTTCGGAAATAAGCGGCAATCCGGTACCAAGATCGACCAGGAATCGGCAAGTTGTTGA